The Blautia hydrogenotrophica DSM 10507 genome window below encodes:
- a CDS encoding TrkH family potassium uptake protein, which translates to MSTPQIITLGFAGVIFVGGLLLWLPWATVEGEYTSFTDAMFTSTTSVCVTGLVTQVTATHWTLFGKIVILGLIQVGGLGIVSLVSLVFITVRKKINLKSRRIIQETYNQDHLSGMVVMVKRIAKGVFIAEGLGAVLYAFTFVPRYGIARGIWYSVFHSVSAFCNAGIDILGPDSLSSYVENVPVNLITMLLIITGGIGFIVWWDLGKNIKKVYRREITLRNLWKNLQLHSKLVLNMTAILLVAGMVFILIFEYDNPETIGTLTPSGKVLASAFQSVTTRTAGFLTIDQAGLRDQSVLVSLLLMFIGGSPMGTAGGIKTTTIAVLILTVNAYLRGKQDVEVYHRKLRELQVRAAIAVSMISFAVLIIVVIVLSVMMPHADFVDITYELTSALGTVGLSRGMTPALSTAGKWLVIFSMYFGRIGPITLVTAMFLKSNKRPGNVRLAEGRVLIG; encoded by the coding sequence TTGAGTACCCCTCAGATCATTACCCTCGGCTTTGCGGGGGTGATTTTCGTAGGAGGACTTCTTCTTTGGCTTCCATGGGCGACTGTGGAGGGGGAATATACTTCATTTACAGATGCGATGTTTACCTCTACGACTTCTGTCTGTGTGACAGGGCTCGTCACACAGGTCACAGCGACACATTGGACGTTGTTTGGGAAAATCGTGATTTTGGGACTGATTCAGGTGGGAGGCCTGGGAATTGTATCTTTGGTGAGTCTGGTGTTCATCACAGTTCGAAAGAAAATTAATCTGAAGAGCCGTCGGATTATACAGGAAACTTACAATCAGGACCATCTATCAGGCATGGTTGTGATGGTCAAGAGAATTGCCAAGGGAGTTTTTATAGCGGAAGGATTAGGCGCGGTGCTCTATGCATTTACTTTTGTTCCACGGTATGGGATTGCCAGAGGAATTTGGTATTCTGTCTTTCATTCTGTCTCAGCATTTTGTAACGCAGGAATTGACATTTTAGGGCCGGACAGCCTGAGTTCCTATGTGGAAAATGTGCCTGTGAATTTGATCACAATGTTGCTGATTATCACAGGTGGAATCGGATTCATTGTCTGGTGGGATTTGGGGAAGAATATCAAAAAGGTATACAGAAGAGAGATCACTCTGAGGAATTTATGGAAAAATTTGCAGCTTCACAGCAAACTGGTCCTTAATATGACGGCTATTCTCTTAGTGGCAGGTATGGTATTCATTTTGATTTTTGAGTATGATAATCCTGAGACAATTGGAACATTGACGCCCAGCGGGAAAGTATTGGCCTCAGCCTTTCAGTCTGTCACTACCAGAACGGCAGGATTTCTCACGATTGACCAAGCTGGTCTGAGAGACCAAAGTGTGCTGGTATCTCTGCTGTTGATGTTTATCGGTGGTTCTCCCATGGGAACGGCAGGGGGAATCAAAACGACCACGATAGCAGTGCTGATATTGACAGTAAATGCTTATCTGAGAGGAAAACAGGATGTGGAAGTATACCACCGAAAGCTTCGGGAATTGCAGGTGAGAGCTGCGATAGCGGTGTCTATGATTTCATTTGCCGTTTTAATTATCGTGGTTATTGTGTTGTCGGTGATGATGCCCCACGCAGACTTCGTAGATATTACTTATGAGCTAACTTCCGCTCTGGGGACTGTGGGACTGAGCCGAGGAATGACTCCAGCATTGAGCACCGCGGGCAAATGGTTGGTAATTTTTTCTATGTATTTTGGTCGGATTGGACCGATCACTCTGGTGACAGCTATGTTTCTGAAATCCAACAAACGACCAGGGAATGTGAGGCTGGCTGAGGGAAGAGTTCTGATTGGATAG